A stretch of the Candidatus Methylomirabilota bacterium genome encodes the following:
- a CDS encoding transaldolase (catalyzes the reversible formation of D-erythrose 4-phosphate and D-fructose 6-phosphate from sedoheptulose 7-phosphate and D-glyceraldehyde 3-phosphate; catalyzes isomerization of glucose 6-phosphate and fructose 6-phosphate) translates to YVEMNGAHEAELGAIRRAIRDRFRVATCVGFGPRFLHSTGQAYKGGPNSGVFLQLTCDDAADVPVPGERYTFGVVKAAQAQGDLQVLIERGRRALRIHLGKDVKGGLVTLKNAVVQATT, encoded by the coding sequence TACGTCGAGATGAACGGCGCGCACGAGGCCGAGCTCGGTGCGATCCGGCGCGCGATCCGCGACCGGTTCCGCGTGGCGACGTGCGTCGGCTTCGGCCCGCGCTTCCTGCACTCGACGGGCCAGGCCTACAAGGGCGGGCCGAACTCCGGCGTGTTCCTCCAGCTCACCTGCGACGACGCGGCGGACGTGCCGGTGCCGGGCGAGCGGTACACGTTCGGTGTGGTGAAGGCGGCCCAGGCGCAGGGCGATCTCCAGGTGCTCATCGAGCGTGGGCGCCGCGCGCTGCGGATCCACCTCGGCAAGGACGTGAAGGGCGGGCTCGTGACGCTCAAGAACGCGGTCGTCCAGGCGACGACGTAG
- the gnd gene encoding decarboxylating 6-phosphogluconate dehydrogenase: MQIGMVGLGRMGGNMARRLMRGGHEVVAYARSAKTVQEVAGEGAVGTVTLDDFVAKLKAPRVAWVMVPAGAATEQVVMDLARRMGPGDTLIDGGNSYFKDDVRRSRALRDKKINYLDVGTSGGVWGLERGYCLMIGGEKAAVERLDPIFRTLAPGMGTIARTPGREQRGGTAEHGYLHCGPSGAGHFVKMVHNGIEYGLMQAYAEGLDIFKNASSKDLDADLRYDLDLADITEVWRRGSVVSSWLLDLTAQALVENPTLSNYTGVVADSGEGRWTIMAAIEEGVPVDVLSASLYVRFRSRQDHTFAEKVLSAMRQKFGGHVERPSGG; encoded by the coding sequence ATGCAGATCGGGATGGTGGGTCTGGGACGAATGGGCGGCAACATGGCGCGGCGGCTCATGCGGGGCGGCCACGAGGTCGTCGCGTACGCGAGAAGCGCGAAGACCGTCCAGGAGGTCGCGGGCGAGGGCGCGGTCGGCACCGTGACGCTCGACGACTTTGTGGCGAAGCTCAAAGCGCCGCGCGTCGCGTGGGTGATGGTGCCGGCGGGCGCGGCGACCGAGCAGGTCGTGATGGACCTCGCCCGGCGCATGGGGCCCGGCGACACGCTCATCGACGGCGGCAACTCGTACTTCAAGGACGACGTGCGCCGGAGCCGGGCGCTCCGCGACAAGAAGATCAACTACCTGGACGTCGGCACGAGCGGCGGCGTCTGGGGGCTCGAGCGCGGCTACTGCCTGATGATCGGCGGCGAGAAGGCGGCGGTCGAGCGCCTCGACCCGATCTTCCGGACGCTCGCGCCCGGGATGGGGACCATCGCGCGTACGCCCGGGCGCGAGCAGCGCGGCGGCACCGCCGAGCACGGCTACCTCCACTGCGGCCCGTCGGGCGCCGGCCACTTCGTCAAGATGGTCCACAACGGCATCGAGTACGGGCTCATGCAGGCGTACGCCGAGGGCCTCGACATCTTCAAGAACGCGAGCTCGAAGGATCTCGATGCCGACCTGCGCTACGACCTCGACCTCGCGGACATCACGGAGGTCTGGCGGCGCGGCTCCGTCGTCTCGTCCTGGCTCCTCGACCTCACCGCGCAGGCGCTCGTCGAGAACCCGACGCTCTCGAACTACACCGGGGTCGTCGCCGACTCGGGCGAGGGGCGCTGGACGATCATGGCGGCGATCGAGGAGGGCGTTCCGGTGGACGTGCTCTCGGCCTCGCTCTACGTCCGCTTCCGCTCGCGTCAGGACCACACGTTCGCGGAGAAGGTGCTCTCGGCGATGCGCCAGAAGTTCGGCGGCCACGTCGAGCGGCCGAGCGGGGGATAG
- the fbp gene encoding class 1 fructose-bisphosphatase: MTEPVSLDAHLRAAGGPAAADLTVLVGALAVAGKVIARELGRAALAGQLGATGDTNVQGEKVNKLDVWANDVVVRALEETGLVGALVSEEMAEPLRPARARGRYVVCFDPIDGSSNLDVNGTVGTIFSIRPGVEPTQPGTAQAAAGYIMYGPSTLMVLTTGAGVDGFTLDPTLGEFVRSHHRIRIPARGRIYSVNEGNFSKWARGVQRYIEYLRGAEVATGRPYTARYVGSLVADVHRTLLEGGIYLYPADAGKSEGKLRLQYEAAPMGMIVEQAGGKASTGRERIMTIQPAALHQRVPLLIGSPEDVTLGEDFIAGRRR; the protein is encoded by the coding sequence GTGACGGAGCCGGTCTCCCTCGACGCGCACCTCCGCGCCGCCGGCGGGCCCGCGGCCGCAGACCTGACCGTCCTGGTCGGAGCACTCGCGGTCGCCGGCAAGGTCATCGCGCGCGAGCTCGGGCGCGCCGCGCTCGCCGGCCAGCTCGGGGCGACGGGCGACACGAACGTCCAGGGCGAGAAGGTGAACAAGCTCGACGTCTGGGCGAACGACGTGGTCGTGCGGGCGTTGGAGGAGACGGGCCTCGTGGGCGCGCTCGTCTCCGAGGAGATGGCCGAGCCGCTGCGCCCGGCGAGAGCTCGCGGCCGCTACGTCGTGTGCTTCGACCCGATCGACGGATCATCCAACCTGGATGTGAACGGAACCGTCGGCACGATTTTTTCCATCCGCCCGGGCGTCGAGCCGACGCAGCCGGGGACGGCGCAGGCCGCGGCGGGCTACATCATGTACGGGCCCTCGACGCTCATGGTGCTGACGACGGGCGCCGGCGTCGACGGCTTCACGCTCGACCCGACGCTCGGCGAGTTCGTGCGCTCGCATCACAGGATCCGCATCCCCGCGCGGGGCCGCATCTATAGCGTCAACGAGGGCAACTTCTCGAAGTGGGCACGCGGCGTCCAGCGCTACATCGAGTACCTGCGCGGCGCGGAGGTGGCGACGGGCCGGCCCTACACGGCGCGCTACGTCGGCTCGCTGGTCGCCGACGTCCACCGGACGCTCCTCGAGGGCGGGATCTACCTCTATCCGGCCGACGCCGGCAAGTCGGAGGGCAAGCTGCGTCTCCAGTACGAAGCGGCGCCGATGGGGATGATCGTCGAGCAGGCGGGCGGCAAGGCGTCCACGGGCCGCGAGCGCATCATGACGATCCAGCCGGCCGCGCTTCACCAGCGGGTGCCGCTCCTCATCGGGAGCCCCGAGGACGTGACGCTTGGCGAAGACTTCATCGCAGGGAGGCGTCGATGA
- a CDS encoding class I fructose-bisphosphate aldolase, with amino-acid sequence MTERVQEILSWYGSDNPGTLTNLARLLSCGALAGSGKLVILPVDQGFEHGPGRSFAMNPAAYDPRYHFELAIEAGCNAYAAPLGFLEAGARQFAGRVPLILKLSNHDVLLDDKDPEQAMTGSVEDAVRLGCVGIGFTIYPGSEHRLAMYGQLRGLAEEAKRRGLAVVVWSYPRGSGLSKDGETAIDVTAYAAHIAAQLGAHVIKVKLPSAHLEQAAAKKVYEKEGVPTGTLAERVRHVVQATFDGRRIVIFSGGTADTDEAIFEQVRAIRDGGGFGSIIGRNSFQRKRPDALRFLRTVMDIYAGARK; translated from the coding sequence ATGACGGAGCGGGTGCAGGAGATCCTGAGCTGGTACGGAAGCGACAACCCGGGGACGCTGACGAACCTCGCGCGCCTCTTGAGCTGCGGCGCGCTCGCCGGCAGCGGCAAGCTCGTGATCCTGCCGGTGGACCAGGGCTTCGAGCATGGCCCGGGGCGGTCGTTCGCGATGAACCCCGCCGCCTACGATCCGCGCTACCACTTCGAGCTCGCGATCGAGGCCGGCTGCAACGCCTACGCCGCGCCGCTCGGCTTCCTCGAGGCCGGCGCGCGCCAGTTCGCCGGCCGGGTGCCGCTGATCCTCAAGCTCAGCAACCACGACGTGCTCCTCGACGACAAGGACCCCGAGCAGGCGATGACGGGCAGCGTTGAGGACGCGGTGCGCCTCGGCTGCGTCGGCATCGGCTTCACGATCTATCCCGGCTCCGAGCACCGGCTCGCGATGTACGGCCAGCTCCGAGGCCTCGCGGAGGAGGCGAAGCGGCGCGGCCTCGCCGTGGTCGTCTGGTCGTACCCGCGGGGCTCCGGCCTCTCCAAAGATGGCGAGACGGCGATCGACGTCACGGCGTACGCGGCACACATCGCCGCCCAGCTCGGCGCGCACGTCATCAAGGTGAAGCTTCCGTCGGCTCACCTCGAGCAAGCGGCGGCGAAGAAGGTCTACGAGAAGGAGGGCGTGCCCACCGGGACGCTCGCCGAGCGCGTCCGCCATGTCGTCCAGGCGACGTTCGACGGCCGGCGGATCGTGATCTTTTCGGGCGGCACCGCGGACACGGACGAGGCGATCTTCGAACAGGTGAGGGCGATCCGCGACGGCGGCGGCTTCGGCTCGATCATTGGGCGCAACTCGTTCCAGCGGAAACGGCCCGACGCGCTCAGGTTCCTCCGGACGGTCATGGACATCTACGCGGGGGCCAGGAAGTAG
- the glk gene encoding glucokinase, with protein sequence MILAGDVGGTKTALALYEARGGGLAPAREAALPSREFPTFEDAVASFLAAAPRGAVEAACFGVAGPVVNGRCIATNLPWVLDEATLASSIPAKRVRLLNDLEAMGHGVLALEPASLATLQEGAVRKGNMALLAAGTGLGEALLVWSGERHLVVRSEGGHADFAPRTDLEVELLRFLRKEFGRVSYERVLSGPGLVNIYRFLRDTGDAPEPAWLRERLEREDPSAVVSEVALAGSHPLCVRALELFASIYGAEAGNLALKAFAVGGVYVGGGIAPKIRAKLADGTFVAAFCDKGRFAALMASIRVSLVLEPRAALLGAARVARDLV encoded by the coding sequence ATGATCCTCGCGGGCGACGTCGGCGGCACCAAGACCGCGCTCGCCCTCTACGAGGCGCGGGGCGGCGGGCTCGCGCCGGCGCGCGAGGCCGCGCTGCCGAGCCGCGAGTTCCCGACGTTCGAGGACGCCGTGGCGAGCTTCCTCGCCGCCGCGCCGCGCGGCGCGGTCGAGGCGGCGTGCTTCGGCGTGGCCGGGCCCGTGGTGAACGGGCGCTGCATCGCGACGAACCTTCCCTGGGTCCTCGACGAGGCGACGCTCGCGTCCAGCATCCCGGCGAAGCGCGTGAGGCTCCTCAACGACCTCGAGGCCATGGGCCACGGCGTCCTCGCGCTCGAGCCCGCGTCGCTCGCCACCCTCCAGGAGGGCGCGGTCCGGAAGGGCAACATGGCGCTGCTCGCCGCCGGCACCGGGCTCGGCGAAGCCCTGCTGGTCTGGAGCGGCGAGCGCCATCTCGTCGTCCGCTCTGAGGGCGGGCACGCGGACTTCGCGCCCCGGACGGACCTCGAGGTGGAGCTGCTCAGGTTCCTCCGCAAGGAGTTCGGGCGCGTGAGCTACGAGCGCGTGCTCTCCGGGCCGGGGCTCGTCAACATCTACCGCTTCCTGCGCGACACGGGAGACGCTCCGGAGCCCGCGTGGCTCCGCGAGCGCCTCGAGCGCGAGGACCCGAGCGCCGTCGTCTCCGAGGTCGCGCTCGCGGGCAGCCACCCGCTCTGCGTCAGAGCACTCGAGCTGTTCGCGTCGATCTACGGCGCCGAGGCGGGCAACCTCGCCCTCAAGGCGTTCGCGGTCGGCGGCGTCTACGTCGGCGGCGGCATCGCGCCGAAGATCAGGGCGAAGCTCGCCGACGGCACGTTCGTCGCCGCGTTCTGCGACAAGGGCCGGTTCGCCGCGCTGATGGCGTCGATCCGCGTCTCGCTCGTCCTCGAGCCGCGGGCGGCGCTCCTGGGCGCCGCGCGCGTGGCGCGGGACCTGGTCTAG
- a CDS encoding glucosidase, translating into MDKRRAVTREEARLKEAQERTAHWKRWGPYLAERQWGTVREDYSPGGTAWEYFPHDHARSRAYRWGEDGIGGITDNHGRLCFAIALWNGRDPILKERLFGLTGNEGNHGEDVKEYYFYLDSTPTHSFMKFLYKYPQAEFPYATLVAENRRRDRGAPEYELLDTGVFDDDRYFDVMVEYAKAAPDDVLVRITATNRGPETAELHLLPTLWYRNTWAWDTAGPERPTLRTGSPGFGHLTIEGDHPSLGGRWLYCDGAPELLFTENDTNAERLWGVPNAGPYVKDGIGRYVVEGRKDAVNPAEVGTKAAAYHRLALAPGAHATVRFRLTNTPIPGDAFGREFEAVFAQRIAEADEFYATIVPKDFSDDGERVMRQAFAGLLWSKQFYHYDVRRWLEGDPAAAPPPPERWRGRNRAWLHLYNEDVISMPDKWEYPWYAAWDLAFHMIALAPVDPDFAKAQLVLFLREWYMHPNGQIPAYEWAFGDANPPLHAWAALRVYRIERRVRGRGDREFLERVFHKLLLNFTWWVNRKDAEGKNIFQGGFLGLDNIGVFDRSAPLPTGGRIEQSDGTSWMAMYCLNMLAIALELAKQDPAYEDVASKFFEHFVYIAHAMNTLDLWDEGDGFYYDVLHTDGQACRLKVRSMVGLIPLFAVETLEPEVVEKLHGFKRRMQWFIDNHPEFRRHVEMTSKPGVGLRRFLAIVSREQLPRVLGYMLDEAEFLSPHGVRALSRHHKDHPYVLSGDGGEHRVDYEPAESTSGLFGGNSNWRGPVWFPVNYLLIEALQKFHYFYGDGVKVQCPTGSGPMLNLWQVAAELSRRLTRIFLRDRDGRRPAYGGTEKFQRDPHWRDLILFHEYFHGDNGAGLGASHQTGWTGLVAKLLQQSGE; encoded by the coding sequence GTGGACAAGCGACGCGCCGTCACGCGCGAGGAGGCGAGGCTCAAGGAGGCCCAGGAGCGGACGGCCCACTGGAAGCGCTGGGGCCCGTACCTCGCAGAGCGGCAGTGGGGCACGGTGCGCGAGGACTACAGCCCGGGCGGCACCGCCTGGGAGTACTTCCCGCACGACCACGCCCGCTCGCGCGCCTACCGCTGGGGCGAGGACGGGATCGGCGGCATCACCGACAACCACGGCCGCCTCTGCTTCGCCATAGCACTCTGGAACGGCCGCGACCCGATTCTCAAGGAGCGCCTCTTCGGGCTCACGGGCAACGAGGGCAACCACGGCGAGGACGTGAAGGAGTACTACTTCTACCTCGACTCGACGCCGACGCACTCGTTCATGAAGTTCCTCTACAAGTATCCGCAGGCCGAGTTCCCGTACGCGACGCTCGTCGCGGAGAACCGGCGCCGGGACCGGGGGGCGCCCGAGTACGAGCTCCTGGACACGGGTGTCTTCGACGACGATCGCTACTTCGACGTGATGGTCGAGTACGCCAAGGCGGCGCCGGACGACGTCCTCGTCCGGATCACCGCCACGAACCGCGGCCCCGAGACGGCCGAGCTCCACCTGCTGCCGACGCTCTGGTACCGGAACACGTGGGCGTGGGACACGGCGGGCCCCGAGCGCCCGACGCTCCGCACCGGGAGCCCGGGGTTCGGCCATCTGACGATCGAGGGCGACCACCCCTCGCTCGGCGGCCGCTGGCTCTACTGCGACGGCGCGCCCGAGCTGCTCTTCACCGAGAACGACACGAACGCCGAGCGCCTCTGGGGCGTCCCGAACGCGGGGCCGTACGTCAAGGACGGCATCGGCCGCTACGTCGTCGAGGGGCGGAAGGACGCGGTCAACCCCGCCGAGGTCGGGACGAAGGCGGCCGCGTACCACCGGCTCGCGCTCGCCCCCGGTGCCCACGCGACCGTGCGCTTCAGACTCACGAACACGCCGATCCCGGGCGACGCGTTCGGGCGGGAGTTCGAGGCCGTCTTCGCCCAGCGGATCGCCGAGGCCGACGAGTTCTACGCGACGATCGTCCCGAAGGACTTCTCCGACGACGGCGAGCGCGTGATGCGCCAGGCGTTCGCGGGGCTGCTCTGGTCGAAGCAGTTCTACCACTACGACGTCCGGCGCTGGCTCGAGGGCGATCCCGCCGCCGCGCCGCCGCCGCCCGAGCGGTGGCGGGGGCGGAACCGCGCGTGGCTCCACCTCTACAACGAAGACGTGATCTCGATGCCGGACAAGTGGGAGTACCCGTGGTACGCGGCATGGGACCTCGCGTTCCACATGATCGCGCTCGCTCCCGTGGACCCGGACTTCGCCAAGGCGCAGCTCGTCCTGTTCCTGCGCGAGTGGTACATGCACCCGAACGGCCAGATCCCGGCGTACGAGTGGGCGTTCGGCGACGCGAACCCGCCGCTCCACGCGTGGGCGGCGCTGCGCGTCTACCGGATCGAGCGCCGCGTCCGCGGCCGGGGCGACCGCGAGTTCCTCGAGCGCGTCTTCCACAAGCTCCTCCTGAACTTCACCTGGTGGGTCAACCGGAAGGACGCCGAGGGGAAGAACATCTTCCAGGGGGGCTTCCTCGGCCTGGACAACATCGGCGTCTTCGATCGCTCGGCGCCCCTGCCGACGGGCGGCCGGATCGAGCAGTCCGACGGCACCTCGTGGATGGCGATGTACTGCCTCAACATGCTCGCGATCGCGCTCGAGCTCGCCAAGCAGGACCCGGCCTACGAGGACGTCGCCTCGAAGTTCTTCGAGCACTTCGTCTACATCGCCCACGCGATGAACACCCTCGACCTCTGGGACGAGGGCGACGGCTTCTACTACGACGTCCTCCACACCGACGGCCAGGCCTGCCGGTTGAAGGTGCGCTCGATGGTCGGCCTCATCCCGCTCTTCGCCGTCGAGACGCTCGAGCCCGAGGTGGTGGAGAAGCTCCACGGCTTCAAGCGCCGGATGCAGTGGTTCATCGACAACCATCCCGAGTTCCGCCGGCACGTCGAGATGACGTCGAAGCCCGGCGTGGGGCTCAGGCGGTTCCTGGCGATCGTGTCGCGCGAGCAGCTCCCGCGCGTGCTGGGCTACATGCTCGACGAGGCGGAGTTCCTCTCGCCCCACGGCGTCCGCGCCCTCTCGCGCCACCACAAGGACCATCCGTACGTGCTCAGCGGCGATGGCGGCGAGCACCGCGTGGATTACGAGCCCGCCGAATCCACGAGCGGCCTCTTCGGCGGCAACTCCAACTGGCGCGGCCCGGTCTGGTTCCCGGTCAACTACCTCCTGATCGAGGCGCTGCAGAAGTTCCATTATTTCTACGGCGACGGCGTGAAGGTGCAGTGCCCGACGGGCTCGGGCCCGATGCTGAACCTCTGGCAGGTGGCCGCCGAGCTCTCGCGGCGGCTCACGCGCATCTTCCTCCGCGACCGGGACGGGCGGCGGCCGGCCTACGGTGGCACCGAGAAATTCCAGCGCGACCCGCACTGGCGCGACCTCATCCTCTTCCACGAGTACTTCCACGGCGACAACGGCGCGGGGCTCGGCGCGAGCCACCAGACCGGCTGGACGGGGCTCGTCGCGAAGCTCCTGCAGCAGAGCGGCGAGTAG
- a CDS encoding DinB family protein, whose amino-acid sequence MPFAYYARLTRAQQAIYRKSDALTEIRLASPAELHPAVEALEGALRSEARDAVQRASQALAGGLCAAMALPPVRVEVLAARPHARWGELHGLYTNERGRPPRIQLWMRTAKQRRVVAFRTYLRTLLHEVGHHVDYTGLRLRDSFHTEGFYKRESSLFAQLVPERSDAMPTMAEYAKQPIAARLARSERTPDELAAALRDQSEAVLSKRPDGKNWAAKEVVCHLRDAEELFLLVLKTISTQDGAKFPVPDADKIGAERQYPKADAAEALAEFRRRRAESLRVARGLSAEQWKRSGTIGTNPMTLDAVAALWAWHDDNHLDQLKRALEGKA is encoded by the coding sequence TTGCCGTTCGCGTACTACGCGCGCCTCACGCGCGCCCAGCAAGCGATCTACCGGAAGAGCGACGCCCTCACCGAGATCCGCCTGGCGAGCCCGGCGGAGCTCCACCCCGCCGTCGAGGCGCTCGAGGGCGCGCTCCGGTCCGAGGCCCGCGACGCGGTCCAGCGCGCGAGCCAGGCGCTGGCCGGCGGGCTCTGCGCGGCGATGGCGTTGCCGCCGGTCAGGGTGGAGGTGCTCGCCGCGCGGCCGCACGCGCGCTGGGGCGAGCTCCACGGCCTCTACACGAACGAGCGCGGCCGGCCGCCCCGCATCCAGCTCTGGATGCGCACCGCGAAGCAGAGGCGCGTGGTAGCATTTCGAACGTACCTCCGGACGCTGTTGCACGAGGTCGGCCACCACGTGGACTACACCGGCCTCCGGCTCCGGGACTCCTTCCACACGGAAGGCTTCTACAAGCGCGAGTCGAGCCTCTTCGCCCAGCTCGTGCCGGAAAGGAGCGACGCGATGCCCACGATGGCCGAGTACGCCAAGCAGCCGATCGCCGCGCGCCTCGCGCGCTCCGAGCGCACCCCCGACGAGCTCGCCGCGGCCCTCCGCGATCAGAGCGAGGCCGTCCTCTCGAAGCGGCCGGACGGCAAGAACTGGGCGGCGAAGGAAGTCGTCTGCCATCTCCGCGACGCGGAGGAGCTCTTCCTCCTCGTGCTCAAGACGATCTCGACGCAGGACGGCGCCAAGTTCCCCGTCCCCGACGCCGACAAGATCGGCGCGGAGCGCCAGTACCCGAAGGCCGACGCGGCGGAGGCGCTCGCCGAGTTCCGCCGGCGCCGCGCGGAGTCGCTCCGGGTCGCGCGCGGGCTCAGCGCCGAGCAGTGGAAGCGGTCCGGGACCATCGGGACCAACCCGATGACCCTCGACGCCGTCGCCGCGCTCTGGGCGTGGCACGACGACAACCATCTCGACCAGCTCAAGCGCGCGCTCGAAGGCAAGGCGTGA
- a CDS encoding enoyl-CoA hydratase-related protein, translating into MTYQTIVWEVAEGVATLTLNRPDVHNAMNERMRTELVDCFGGAAGSEDVRVVVVTGAGGRAFSAGADIREFVAPQVPVKFRESRRRVDFRQAMDRCPQPIIAAIRGYAFGGGLELALACDIRIAGDDARLGLTEVDLAIIPGGGGTQRLPRLVGRGKALEMILTGARIDAREALRIGLVERVVPAAELTASALELARTLAAKAPVALRYAKEAVVKGLELPLADGLRLENDLATLLRTTEDRIEGAKAFLEKRKPRFTGT; encoded by the coding sequence ATGACCTACCAAACGATCGTCTGGGAGGTCGCCGAGGGCGTCGCGACGCTCACGCTCAACCGTCCCGACGTCCACAACGCGATGAACGAGAGGATGCGGACCGAGCTCGTGGACTGCTTCGGCGGCGCCGCGGGCAGCGAGGACGTCCGCGTGGTCGTCGTCACGGGGGCGGGCGGGCGCGCGTTCTCGGCGGGCGCCGACATCCGCGAGTTCGTCGCCCCGCAGGTGCCCGTGAAGTTTCGCGAGAGCCGGCGCCGCGTGGATTTCCGCCAGGCCATGGACCGCTGCCCCCAGCCGATCATCGCCGCGATCCGCGGCTACGCCTTCGGGGGCGGGCTCGAGCTGGCGCTCGCGTGCGACATCCGCATCGCGGGCGACGACGCGCGGCTCGGCCTCACCGAGGTCGACCTGGCGATCATCCCCGGCGGCGGCGGCACACAGCGCCTGCCGCGGCTGGTCGGCCGCGGCAAGGCGCTCGAGATGATCCTGACGGGCGCGCGCATCGACGCGCGCGAGGCGCTCCGGATCGGCCTCGTCGAGCGCGTCGTGCCCGCGGCCGAGCTGACGGCGTCGGCGCTCGAGCTGGCGCGGACGCTCGCCGCCAAGGCGCCGGTGGCGCTCCGTTACGCCAAGGAGGCGGTCGTCAAGGGGCTCGAGCTGCCGCTCGCCGACGGGCTCCGGCTCGAGAACGACCTGGCGACGCTCCTGCGCACGACCGAGGACCGGATCGAGGGCGCCAAGGCCTTCCTCGAGAAGCGCAAGCCCCGCTTCACCGGTACGTAG
- a CDS encoding CoA transferase, producing MAAPPLDGIRVVDLTSYIAGSYAAMQLADLGADVVKVESLEGDSFRELPGFFGWNRGKRSIAVNLKTPEGLQIVDTLAARGDVFMENMRPGVAERLGVGWSRLATLNPRLVYCSVTAFGSTGPENERPGFDPIFQALGGVMTLQGFGGPPQYLRTAPTDYYTAALAAQAILAALFARERTGRGQRVETSLLRGVMAMQAGIAVEYPSKPTLIRDNPTYRLYQAGDGAWFFLACGNQSFWVKLCTALGLAPLADDPRFASWLLRLENNQVLLPLLEAKFKSEPRAHWLELLAKHDIPAGPVQTVNEFMRHPAVRHHDMVHEYEHPEVGRLRMMGQPLVFAGTPTRDPGPPPTLGEHTDGVLRELGYSAAMIADLLKRRICLGPATTGAGLEAPDQ from the coding sequence GTGGCCGCGCCGCCGCTCGACGGCATCCGCGTCGTTGACCTCACGAGCTACATCGCGGGCTCCTACGCCGCGATGCAGCTCGCCGACCTGGGCGCCGACGTCGTGAAGGTCGAGTCCCTCGAGGGCGACAGCTTCCGCGAGCTGCCCGGCTTCTTCGGCTGGAACCGCGGCAAGCGCTCGATCGCGGTCAATCTGAAGACCCCGGAGGGGCTCCAGATCGTCGACACGCTCGCCGCGCGCGGCGACGTGTTCATGGAGAACATGCGGCCGGGCGTCGCCGAGCGGCTCGGCGTCGGCTGGTCGCGCCTCGCGACGCTCAACCCGCGGCTCGTCTACTGCTCGGTCACCGCGTTCGGCTCGACGGGCCCGGAGAACGAGCGGCCCGGCTTCGACCCGATCTTCCAGGCGCTCGGCGGCGTGATGACGCTCCAGGGCTTCGGTGGCCCGCCCCAGTACCTCCGGACGGCGCCGACCGACTACTACACGGCGGCGCTCGCCGCCCAGGCGATCCTCGCGGCGCTCTTCGCGCGCGAGCGCACCGGGCGGGGGCAGCGCGTCGAGACGTCCCTGCTCAGGGGCGTGATGGCGATGCAGGCCGGCATCGCCGTGGAGTACCCGTCGAAGCCGACGCTGATCCGCGACAACCCGACGTACCGGCTCTACCAGGCGGGCGACGGCGCGTGGTTCTTCCTCGCCTGTGGCAACCAGTCGTTCTGGGTCAAGCTCTGCACGGCGCTCGGCCTCGCGCCCCTCGCCGACGACCCGCGCTTCGCCTCCTGGCTCCTGCGCCTCGAGAACAACCAGGTCCTCCTGCCCCTCCTCGAGGCGAAGTTCAAGTCCGAGCCGCGCGCCCACTGGCTCGAGCTCCTCGCGAAGCACGATATCCCCGCCGGGCCCGTGCAGACGGTGAACGAGTTCATGCGGCACCCGGCGGTGCGCCACCACGACATGGTCCACGAGTACGAGCATCCCGAGGTCGGGCGCCTCCGGATGATGGGCCAGCCGCTGGTCTTCGCCGGCACGCCCACGCGCGACCCCGGGCCGCCGCCGACGCTCGGCGAGCACACCGACGGTGTCCTCCGAGAGCTCGGCTACAGCGCGGCCATGATCGCGGACCTCTTGAAACGGCGCATCTGTCTCGGGCCGGCCACGACCGGAGCCGGCCTGGAAGCACCCGATCAATGA